A genomic region of Bosea sp. 124 contains the following coding sequences:
- a CDS encoding NAD(P) transhydrogenase subunit alpha, producing MANPTPEQALEQARSAAALAKQAAELAERYAEQAAHAAGAAVGVDPTVFRLAIFVLAVFVGYYVVWSVTPALHTPLMSVTNAISSVIVVGALLAVGVDAAPALGDGPVWAKIFGFLALILASVNIFGGFLVTERMLSMYKKKG from the coding sequence ATGGCTAATCCGACACCTGAACAGGCCCTCGAACAGGCGCGCTCCGCCGCCGCGCTGGCAAAGCAGGCAGCCGAACTCGCCGAGCGCTATGCCGAGCAGGCGGCCCATGCCGCCGGCGCCGCGGTCGGCGTCGACCCGACGGTGTTCCGCCTCGCCATCTTCGTACTCGCCGTCTTCGTCGGCTACTATGTCGTCTGGTCGGTGACGCCGGCCCTGCACACGCCGCTGATGTCGGTCACCAACGCGATTTCCTCGGTCATCGTCGTCGGCGCGCTGCTGGCGGTCGGGGTCGATGCGGCTCCCGCGCTCGGCGACGGCCCGGTCTGGGCCAAGATCTTCGGTTTCCTGGCTCTGATCCTTGCCTCGGTCAACATCTTCGGCGGCTTCCTCGTCACCGAGCGGATGCTGTCGATGTACAAGAAGAAGGGCTGA
- a CDS encoding DUF465 domain-containing protein, producing MSLQTHLVELERKHRQLEEAIAQAVARPSSDGLTVVEMKRKKLLLKEEIERVRQTMPDRTLH from the coding sequence ATGTCGCTGCAGACCCATCTCGTCGAACTCGAACGCAAGCATCGCCAGCTCGAGGAAGCCATCGCCCAGGCCGTGGCCCGCCCCTCGTCCGACGGTCTCACCGTGGTCGAGATGAAGCGGAAGAAGCTGCTGCTGAAGGAGGAGATCGAGCGCGTACGGCAGACCATGCCGGACCGAACGCTGCATTGA
- a CDS encoding GlsB/YeaQ/YmgE family stress response membrane protein: MGIIWTIIIGFVAGIIAKFITPGSNEPAGFILTTILGIVGAFVATYLGQSLGWYGPGEGAGLIGAVVGAVIVLLVWAMLSNRRTAV, translated from the coding sequence GTGGGTATCATCTGGACGATCATCATCGGTTTCGTGGCAGGCATCATCGCCAAATTCATCACCCCCGGCTCGAATGAGCCGGCCGGTTTCATCCTGACCACGATCCTGGGAATCGTGGGGGCGTTCGTCGCGACATATCTCGGCCAGTCGCTCGGCTGGTATGGCCCCGGGGAGGGCGCCGGGCTGATCGGTGCGGTGGTCGGCGCGGTCATCGTTCTGCTGGTCTGGGCGATGCTGAGCAACCGCAGAACCGCTGTCTGA
- a CDS encoding Re/Si-specific NAD(P)(+) transhydrogenase subunit alpha has translation MRIAVPAETQGAETRVAVTPETVRKFIGLGAEIAVETGAGLASGISDADYQAAGATVAASAADALAGAAIVLKVRRPAKAEIAGLPAGALVVGIMDPYGNEPELAALAKAKVAAFAMEFMPRITRAQVMDVLSSQANLAGYRAVIDGAGEYGRALPMMMTAAGTVPAARIFIMGVGVAGLQAIATARRNGAIVTATDVRPATKEQVESLGAKFLAVEDEEFKQAQTAGGYAKEMSKEYQAKQAELTASHIAKQDIVITTALIPGRPAPKLISAAMVESMKAGSVIVDLAVERGGNCELAKPGEVVTTPNGVKIVGHLNVPGRLAATSSQLYAKNLFAFVETLIDKTAKAVAVNWDDELVKATALTRDGAVIHPNFAAKPEAKPEPAPAPVVEGSVTNG, from the coding sequence ATGCGCATCGCCGTGCCAGCCGAAACGCAGGGAGCGGAAACCCGCGTCGCCGTGACGCCGGAGACCGTCCGCAAGTTCATCGGTCTCGGGGCCGAAATCGCCGTCGAGACAGGCGCGGGCCTCGCCTCCGGCATCAGCGATGCCGATTATCAGGCCGCCGGCGCGACCGTCGCCGCGTCGGCAGCGGACGCGCTCGCCGGTGCGGCCATCGTCCTGAAGGTGCGCCGCCCGGCGAAAGCCGAGATCGCCGGCCTGCCCGCGGGCGCGCTGGTCGTCGGCATCATGGACCCCTATGGCAACGAGCCCGAGCTCGCGGCGCTGGCAAAGGCCAAGGTCGCGGCCTTCGCGATGGAATTCATGCCGCGCATCACCCGCGCGCAGGTGATGGACGTGCTCTCGTCGCAGGCGAATCTCGCAGGCTACCGCGCCGTGATCGACGGCGCCGGCGAATATGGCCGCGCCCTGCCGATGATGATGACGGCGGCGGGCACGGTGCCGGCCGCGCGCATCTTCATCATGGGTGTCGGCGTAGCCGGCCTGCAGGCCATCGCGACCGCGCGCCGCAACGGCGCGATCGTGACCGCGACCGACGTCCGCCCCGCCACCAAGGAACAGGTCGAATCGCTCGGCGCGAAGTTCCTGGCCGTCGAGGACGAGGAGTTCAAGCAGGCGCAGACGGCCGGCGGCTACGCCAAGGAAATGTCCAAGGAATACCAGGCCAAGCAGGCCGAGCTGACGGCGAGCCACATCGCCAAGCAGGACATCGTCATCACGACGGCGCTGATTCCCGGTCGCCCCGCCCCGAAGCTGATCTCGGCCGCCATGGTCGAGAGCATGAAGGCGGGTTCGGTCATCGTCGACCTCGCGGTCGAGCGCGGTGGCAACTGCGAACTCGCCAAGCCGGGCGAGGTTGTCACCACGCCTAACGGCGTCAAGATCGTCGGGCATCTGAACGTGCCGGGCCGGCTGGCCGCGACCTCGTCGCAGCTCTACGCTAAGAACCTCTTCGCCTTCGTCGAGACGCTGATCGACAAGACCGCGAAGGCCGTCGCGGTGAACTGGGACGACGAGCTCGTCAAGGCGACCGCCCTGACCAGGGACGGCGCCGTGATCCATCCGAATTTCGCGGCCAAGCCGGAAGCAAAGCCGGAACCCGCGCCTGCGCCTGTCGTCGAGGGGAGCGTCACCAATGGCTAA
- a CDS encoding aa3-type cytochrome c oxidase subunit IV: MASHGHHAEDIPQMDYREHERTYQGFVHFAEVGTVACLAIVAALAVGGTKHAWGIAIIGTLLTLVGTGVGIASKSIGWRAPAVPFALLMLALILL, translated from the coding sequence ATGGCCAGCCACGGACACCACGCCGAAGACATCCCGCAGATGGACTATCGCGAGCATGAGCGCACCTATCAGGGCTTCGTGCATTTCGCCGAGGTCGGCACCGTCGCCTGTCTCGCCATCGTCGCGGCGCTCGCCGTCGGCGGCACCAAGCATGCCTGGGGCATCGCGATCATCGGTACGCTGCTGACGCTGGTCGGCACGGGCGTTGGCATCGCCTCGAAGTCCATCGGCTGGCGCGCCCCGGCCGTTCCTTTCGCGCTGCTGATGCTCGCGCTGATCCTGCTCTAG
- a CDS encoding YidB family protein translates to MADNSSSGFPSLTALLGVLAVAGYQNRDKIGEWLRGATPQEGSANTVPNPSGSAPPGQGEGGILGGLGGLLGGGLGELVDRFKQSGQGEKADSWVRQGPNEEVAPPDLERALGPEIIAAITRETGLSREELLARLSNVLPQAVDSSTPDGTFRRA, encoded by the coding sequence ATGGCCGACAATTCAAGTTCCGGATTTCCATCGCTGACGGCCCTGCTCGGCGTGCTCGCCGTCGCGGGCTATCAGAACCGTGACAAGATCGGCGAATGGCTGCGCGGCGCGACACCGCAGGAGGGCAGCGCCAACACGGTGCCGAATCCTTCTGGCTCGGCTCCGCCCGGGCAGGGCGAAGGCGGCATCCTCGGTGGTCTGGGCGGCCTGCTGGGTGGCGGGCTGGGCGAACTCGTCGATCGGTTCAAGCAATCCGGTCAGGGCGAGAAGGCTGATTCATGGGTCCGCCAGGGTCCCAACGAGGAGGTCGCTCCGCCTGATCTCGAACGGGCGCTCGGGCCCGAGATCATCGCGGCGATCACGCGGGAGACCGGCCTCTCGCGCGAGGAGTTGCTGGCTCGCCTCTCGAACGTGCTGCCGCAAGCGGTCGACAGCTCGACGCCCGACGGCACGTTCCGGCGCGCCTGA
- a CDS encoding DUF465 domain-containing protein encodes MGFELSPDEVEAFTTELARLREEHRDLDSAIDALERVGAINQIQVQRLKKRKLYLKDRISQIEDALTPDIIA; translated from the coding sequence ATGGGATTCGAGCTGAGCCCTGACGAGGTCGAGGCCTTCACCACGGAGCTGGCTCGCCTGCGCGAGGAGCACCGCGACCTCGACAGCGCGATCGACGCGCTCGAGCGCGTCGGCGCGATCAACCAGATCCAGGTGCAGCGGCTGAAGAAGCGCAAGCTTTATCTCAAGGACCGCATCTCCCAGATCGAGGACGCGCTGACGCCGGACATCATCGCCTGA
- a CDS encoding glucan biosynthesis protein G, with amino-acid sequence MRSLIDGHAGRVAEASAVSGQARHSRRDTLALLLSSCAIGLRPAAAQSAPAAGARQNGFGYEDVVRQARQLGERPFDADGAAIPAELTKLSYDSYREIRFRRDKAFWREGESDFRLLPFHLGFLHNKPVQIHIVSDGTAIPIPFTTGLFEYGKVPVTKGLSPSLGFAGFAVTTNLNDPTVQDEVISFLGASYFRLIGRGHRYGLSARSLALDVGGEQPEEFPFMRALWVEEPSRDTAELVIYALLDSPSVAGAYRYVVRPGQETHVDVTATIVPRKSIARLGIAPLTSMFQAGEGDLAQRTDFRPEIHDSDGLMMQTGAGEWIWRPLRNPKALRISSFGDRNPRGFGLMQRDRDFGNYQDLEAHYHARPGYWVEPQGEWGEGRVDLIEIPTVNEAFDNIVACWTPREPLPIGKPAAFSYRISALSTTGDLHPYAQTRHSFNGSDIEDVHADGFGKKRFIVDFGGGDLAYYLSDPSRVEIAASTTAGTVAATILDANPAAKGFRAIVDVTLPDGQAAELRIYLRSRGRPLSETWTSTWSVPAAPAVAPAKAVDN; translated from the coding sequence ATGCGATCCCTTATCGACGGGCATGCGGGACGAGTTGCCGAGGCGAGCGCGGTATCGGGACAGGCGAGGCATTCGCGCCGCGACACGCTGGCGCTGCTGCTGTCCTCCTGCGCCATCGGCCTGCGCCCGGCGGCGGCCCAGTCCGCTCCGGCGGCCGGAGCGCGGCAGAATGGCTTCGGCTATGAGGATGTCGTGCGCCAGGCGCGCCAGCTCGGCGAACGCCCGTTCGATGCCGACGGTGCCGCGATTCCGGCCGAGCTGACGAAGCTGAGCTATGACAGCTATCGCGAGATCCGCTTTCGCCGCGACAAGGCGTTCTGGCGCGAGGGCGAATCGGATTTCCGGCTGCTGCCCTTCCATCTCGGCTTCCTCCACAACAAGCCGGTCCAGATCCATATCGTCAGCGACGGCACCGCGATCCCGATTCCCTTCACCACGGGGCTGTTCGAATACGGCAAGGTGCCCGTGACCAAGGGGCTGTCGCCCTCGCTCGGCTTCGCGGGCTTTGCCGTCACGACCAACCTCAACGACCCGACAGTGCAAGACGAGGTCATCTCCTTCCTTGGCGCGAGCTATTTTCGGTTGATCGGGCGCGGCCATCGCTACGGGCTGTCGGCACGCTCGCTTGCGCTGGATGTCGGCGGCGAGCAGCCCGAGGAGTTCCCCTTCATGCGGGCGCTGTGGGTTGAGGAGCCGTCGCGGGACACGGCCGAGTTGGTGATCTACGCGCTGCTCGACTCGCCTTCGGTCGCGGGCGCCTACCGTTATGTCGTCAGGCCGGGCCAGGAGACCCATGTCGATGTCACCGCGACGATCGTCCCGCGCAAAAGCATTGCGCGGCTCGGCATCGCGCCGCTGACCTCGATGTTCCAGGCCGGCGAGGGCGATCTTGCCCAGCGCACCGATTTTCGGCCCGAGATCCACGATTCCGACGGGTTGATGATGCAGACCGGCGCCGGCGAATGGATCTGGCGTCCGCTGCGCAACCCCAAGGCATTGCGGATTTCCAGCTTCGGCGACCGGAACCCGCGCGGCTTCGGCCTGATGCAGCGCGACCGCGACTTCGGTAACTACCAGGACCTCGAAGCCCATTATCACGCGCGGCCGGGCTACTGGGTCGAGCCGCAAGGGGAATGGGGCGAGGGGCGCGTCGATCTGATCGAGATTCCGACCGTCAACGAGGCTTTCGACAACATCGTTGCCTGCTGGACACCGCGGGAGCCGCTTCCCATCGGGAAGCCCGCCGCGTTCAGCTACCGCATCTCGGCCCTGTCGACGACGGGCGATCTCCACCCCTATGCCCAGACCCGGCACAGCTTCAACGGCTCGGATATCGAGGACGTCCATGCCGACGGCTTCGGCAAGAAGCGCTTCATCGTCGATTTCGGCGGTGGCGATCTCGCCTATTACCTGTCCGACCCGAGCCGTGTGGAGATCGCCGCCTCGACGACGGCCGGTACGGTGGCCGCGACGATCCTCGATGCCAATCCTGCCGCCAAGGGCTTCCGCGCCATCGTCGACGTGACGCTCCCTGACGGGCAGGCGGCAGAGCTGCGGATCTATCTTCGATCGCGAGGTCGGCCGCTGTCGGAAACCTGGACGAGCACCTGGTCGGTGCCGGCCGCTCCTGCGGTGGCACCTGCCAAGGCTGTCGACAACTGA
- a CDS encoding NAD(P)(+) transhydrogenase (Re/Si-specific) subunit beta: MAANLSALLYVVSGVLFIMALRGLSHPTTSRQGNLYGMVGMGIAIATTIVFFPPASFSGWLLVVAGIAIGGGIGAFMAKRVQMTQMPQLVAFFHSLVGLAAVLVAAAALYAPSAFGIGNVGQIKGASLFEMGLGVAIGAITFTGSIIAFLKLDGRMSGKPIMLPQRHGINIGLGIALVVLLLIFLKTESHVVFWLIVLVSFTLGVLLIIPIGGADMPVVVSMLNSYSGWAAAGIGFTLGNMALIITGALVGSSGAILSYIMCKAMNRSFISVILGGFGGDDAAAGPGGAVEARPVKQGSADDAAYIMKNAAKVIIVPGYGMAVAQAQHTLREMADLLKKEGVEVKYAIHPVAGRMPGHMNVLLAEANVPYDEVFELEDINSEFGQADVAFVIGANDVTNPAAKTDKSSPIYGMPILDVEKAKTVLFIKRGMAAGYAGVENELFFRPNTMMLFGDAKKVTDDIVKAMAH, encoded by the coding sequence ATGGCCGCGAACCTCTCCGCCCTGCTCTACGTCGTCTCCGGCGTCCTCTTCATCATGGCCCTGCGCGGCCTGTCGCATCCGACGACGTCGCGACAGGGCAATCTCTACGGCATGGTCGGCATGGGCATCGCCATTGCCACCACCATCGTCTTCTTCCCGCCGGCCAGCTTCTCGGGCTGGCTCCTGGTCGTGGCCGGCATCGCCATCGGCGGTGGCATCGGCGCCTTCATGGCCAAGCGCGTGCAGATGACGCAGATGCCGCAGCTCGTCGCCTTCTTCCACTCGCTGGTAGGCCTGGCGGCGGTTCTGGTGGCGGCAGCCGCGCTCTATGCGCCGAGCGCCTTCGGCATCGGCAATGTCGGCCAGATCAAGGGCGCGAGCCTGTTCGAGATGGGCCTCGGCGTCGCCATCGGTGCGATCACCTTCACCGGCTCGATCATCGCCTTCCTGAAGCTCGACGGGCGCATGAGCGGCAAGCCGATCATGCTGCCGCAGCGCCACGGCATCAATATCGGCCTCGGCATCGCGCTGGTCGTGCTGCTGCTGATCTTCCTGAAGACCGAGAGCCATGTCGTCTTCTGGCTGATCGTGCTGGTCTCGTTCACGCTGGGCGTGCTGCTGATCATCCCGATCGGCGGCGCCGACATGCCCGTCGTCGTCTCGATGCTCAACTCCTATTCGGGTTGGGCCGCGGCCGGCATCGGCTTCACCCTCGGCAACATGGCGCTGATCATCACCGGCGCGCTCGTCGGTTCGTCCGGCGCGATCCTGTCCTACATCATGTGCAAGGCGATGAACCGGAGCTTCATCTCCGTCATCCTCGGCGGCTTCGGCGGCGACGACGCCGCGGCTGGCCCCGGCGGCGCGGTCGAGGCGCGCCCGGTCAAGCAGGGCTCGGCCGACGATGCCGCCTACATCATGAAGAACGCCGCCAAGGTCATCATCGTGCCGGGCTACGGCATGGCGGTGGCGCAGGCGCAGCACACGCTGCGCGAGATGGCCGACCTGCTCAAGAAGGAAGGCGTCGAGGTCAAATACGCCATCCATCCGGTCGCAGGCCGCATGCCCGGCCACATGAACGTGCTGCTGGCGGAAGCCAACGTGCCCTATGACGAGGTCTTCGAGCTCGAGGACATCAACTCGGAGTTCGGCCAGGCCGACGTCGCCTTCGTCATCGGCGCCAACGATGTCACCAACCCGGCCGCCAAGACCGACAAATCCTCGCCGATCTATGGCATGCCGATTCTCGACGTCGAGAAGGCCAAGACCGTGCTCTTCATCAAGCGCGGCATGGCGGCGGGCTATGCCGGCGTCGAGAACGAGCTGTTCTTCCGGCCCAACACGATGATGCTGTTTGGCGACGCCAAGAAGGTCACCGACGACATCGTCAAGGCGATGGCGCACTGA